One Prunus dulcis chromosome 7, ALMONDv2, whole genome shotgun sequence DNA segment encodes these proteins:
- the LOC117635586 gene encoding uncharacterized protein LOC117635586, with protein MGSGPRLPPFDLQAPPKLPFGMEDVFAEGVEKVDFGRLRQQKKEVNLAMHRQEVPLVNVFLEGVKSDPEALAKTPASSFVDRAQKTILTSAYAFGEMYVSMAKADKEIQRLKRRDQQAKSKVAEAEEAIREKNALLAQKAALAKEVAARTKEVEELKRSKAEEVAAARAEAIESYRSSEELKSYIMDRLVDEQLRWEDRLVRFNPSLDINFDTSGEPPAQTPPADASTPTPEAEPATEDAPSTES; from the exons ATGGGCTCGGGGCCGAGACTTCCGCCCTTTGATCTGCAGGCCCCGCCGAAGCTACCCTTCGGCATGGAGGATGTATTCGCCGAGGGGGTAGAGAAGGTTGACTTCGGCAGGCTTCGGCAGCAGAAGAAGGAGGTCAACCTGGCGATGCACCGACAGGAGGTGCCCTTGGTGAACGTCTTCTTGGAAGGCGTGAAGAGCGACCCCGAGGCCCTGGCAAAGACTCCAGCTTCATCCTTCGTGGACCGGGCCCAAAAGACGATCCTCACCTCTGCCTAT gCCTTTGGCGAGATGTACGTCAGCATGGCCAAGGCTGACAAGGAGATCCAGAGGCTGAAGAGGCGAGATCAGCAGGCCAAGAGCAAAGTGGCGGAGGCAGAGGAGGCCATCCGAGAGAAGAACGCCTTGCTGGCGCAAAAGGCGGCCCTGGCCAAGGAGGTGGCGGCTCGGAccaaggaggtggaggagctgaagaggTCGAAGGCCGAGGAGGTGGCTGCTGCCCGAGCCGAGGCGATCGAGTCCTACCGATCCtcagaggagctgaagagTTATATCATGGATCGGCTGGTTGATGAGCAGCTTCGCTGGGAAGACAGGTTGGTGAGGTTCAACCCCTCACTGGATATTAACTTTGACACCAGCGGCGAGCCTCCTGCCCAGACCCCTCCTGCTGATGCTAGCACCCCGACACCTGAGGCGGAGCCGGCTACTGAGGATGCACCGTCGACCGAGTCCTGA